A genome region from Vibrio tapetis subsp. tapetis includes the following:
- a CDS encoding AMP-binding protein — protein sequence MSSTIKKIWQNFNRLGDHYEALWVNNKSYSYRDLATRSQKVNLNLKACSAHQKTVAVLATRSVDTYSALLGTLFSGNIFLPLSPKQPEQRLVDILHAAHCDLIIASPCDRDLIDRLLQALPLLQIIWQTEHPNDQENGSVMKINDEAENVDIATGGYAYLMFTSGTTGTPKGIGITHQNLDQYINHMDSCFEFNSDDKFSQHSDLTFDLSVHDWALSWSHGAALYVLPELLKSCPVDFIRFHGITSMLAVPNIIPLSAQLNKLEKNSIPSLRHSFFCGQALSVDHASQWAQATNRKLVNLYGPTEATIAISAHEFNLQKDYQAPYVPIGSMFKGQTSRLVPIAHSDCARLYIQGEQVINHYWHNAIADKLAFQQDSQGEIWYDTGDIVTVNENGLNYKGRQDHQVKVQGHRIELGEIESTVRQLGFESAAVPWPINEHGEAIGLVLYVIETSKTNRPAIEKHLRMKLPNYMIPSSIHFCQRLPININGKVDLKDLQTQLNKLSGKTHDPSIH from the coding sequence GTGTCTTCTACTATCAAAAAAATTTGGCAAAACTTCAATCGATTAGGCGATCATTACGAAGCTTTGTGGGTAAACAACAAAAGCTACTCATATCGCGACTTGGCTACCCGCTCACAAAAAGTCAATTTGAACTTGAAAGCATGCAGTGCGCACCAAAAAACGGTTGCTGTTTTAGCAACACGTTCTGTCGATACTTATAGTGCACTTCTGGGGACTTTATTTAGCGGCAACATCTTTCTACCGTTAAGCCCTAAACAACCAGAGCAACGGCTTGTGGATATTTTACACGCGGCCCACTGCGATCTCATTATCGCGTCACCGTGTGATCGCGATTTGATCGATCGATTGCTACAAGCTTTACCTCTACTACAAATTATTTGGCAAACAGAACACCCAAATGACCAAGAAAACGGATCGGTCATGAAGATAAACGACGAAGCAGAGAACGTTGACATCGCGACAGGCGGTTACGCGTACCTGATGTTTACCTCAGGCACTACGGGAACGCCGAAAGGTATTGGCATTACGCATCAAAATTTAGATCAATATATCAACCATATGGATTCATGTTTCGAATTCAATTCTGACGATAAATTTTCTCAACACTCTGATTTAACGTTTGACCTTTCTGTACACGACTGGGCACTGTCGTGGAGCCATGGAGCCGCACTGTATGTTTTACCAGAGCTACTGAAAAGTTGTCCGGTAGACTTTATTCGATTTCATGGCATTACCAGCATGCTCGCTGTTCCCAATATCATCCCTTTGTCTGCCCAATTAAACAAACTTGAGAAAAACAGTATCCCATCTCTAAGGCACAGTTTTTTTTGTGGGCAAGCACTCAGTGTCGATCATGCCTCGCAGTGGGCGCAAGCGACGAATCGAAAGCTGGTCAACCTTTACGGACCGACAGAAGCAACAATTGCAATAAGTGCCCATGAGTTCAACCTCCAGAAAGACTATCAAGCACCCTACGTGCCTATTGGCAGTATGTTCAAGGGCCAAACATCAAGGTTAGTGCCTATTGCACACTCTGACTGTGCACGTTTGTATATCCAAGGGGAGCAAGTAATCAATCATTACTGGCACAACGCGATCGCCGACAAACTGGCTTTTCAGCAAGATTCACAGGGTGAAATTTGGTACGACACAGGTGACATCGTGACTGTGAACGAGAACGGGCTGAACTATAAAGGAAGACAGGATCACCAAGTCAAAGTTCAAGGGCACCGCATAGAACTGGGAGAAATAGAAAGTACCGTCCGACAATTAGGCTTCGAAAGCGCTGCTGTACCTTGGCCGATAAATGAACATGGCGAGGCTATAGGGTTAGTTTTATATGTCATCGAAACATCAAAAACGAACCGTCCAGCTATAGAAAAACACCTTCGTATGAAACTGCCCAATTATATGATCCCTAGCAGTATTCATTTTTGCCAGCGTTTACCTATTAACATTAATGGCAAAGTTGATCTTAAGGATCTTCAAACGCAACTAAACAAACTATCAGGAAAAACTCATGATCCAAGCATACATTAA
- the rne gene encoding ribonuclease E: MKRMLINATQKEELRVALVDGQRLFDLDIESPGHESKKANIYKGRITRIEPSLEAAFVDYGAERHGFLPLKEIAKDYFPAGYTYQGRPSIKEVLKEGQEVIVQVEKEERGSKGAALTTFISLAGSYLVLMPNNPRAGGISRRIEGDERTQLKAALSTLELPQGMGLIVRTAGVGKSAEELEWDLNVLLNHWNAIKDASNDNPAPFLIHQESNVIVRAIRDYLRRDIGEILIDSNTIYERAKQHIQLIRPDFLNRVKKYDGEVPLFSHYQIESQIESAFQREVRLPSGGSIVIDPTEALTSIDINSSRATKGGDIEETALNTNLEAADEIARQLRLRDLGGLVVIDFIDMTPVRHQREVESRLREAVRMDRARVQIGRISRFGLLEMSRQRLSPSLAEASHHICPRCTGTGVVRDNESLALSVLRLIEEEALKDNSIQVLAVVPVAIASYLLNEKRRSVNHIEKSQNVKITIVPNSDMETPHFEVIRIRDGEEQDLLSYLVPKKLEALKEAESKEPSEAEIKPKKLEEPALKGFAAPAQSAPTPAPMPKADTATTPKAAEENAEPGLLSRMFKALGSFLFGSSEEAKPEEKKEEKTDNRRDNQQRRGRKDQRDNRRRNSRDGNRPQRNNKRRDEESTQDRNNENKPKADTRKPRQERKPRQERKPRDEAKTNELAEQGKQLAAEAQAETPVVQKEKKAEQVKERRQRRKMNKQVRVKAQQEQAAEEAKATEALANAEQTEAKQEPQAKAEGEEKQRRNRRSPRHLRASGQRRRRGRDRRPNPFRLRKGGVASPEMAMGKVMPKYDLYKPKKRNKSEEKQVDAVLPLSLPVGGFACPEMSMGKVIIMRPAVVEQAPVEAKVETVEATASPVTEVTVETKAPVVEAKVEEQTAKAEVPNAPVVEAPEQKPVVEADPVVETKVVVAKESRAPHKLKSQVSAPMASAPGNQELKEIEVIAAPFRTETFQPKGAGSQAASSQASATMSKTL; the protein is encoded by the coding sequence ATGAAAAGAATGCTTATCAACGCAACTCAAAAAGAAGAGTTGCGTGTCGCTTTAGTCGACGGACAGCGCCTATTTGATCTAGATATCGAAAGCCCTGGCCACGAATCAAAAAAAGCGAACATATACAAAGGACGTATCACTCGAATTGAACCAAGCCTAGAAGCTGCATTTGTAGATTACGGCGCAGAGAGACACGGCTTCCTACCCCTTAAAGAAATCGCTAAAGATTACTTCCCTGCGGGTTACACTTACCAAGGCCGTCCAAGCATTAAAGAAGTGCTTAAAGAAGGCCAAGAAGTTATTGTTCAAGTAGAAAAAGAAGAACGTGGTAGCAAAGGTGCTGCTCTGACTACTTTTATCTCTCTTGCGGGTAGCTATCTTGTTCTTATGCCGAACAACCCTCGTGCCGGTGGTATTTCTCGCCGCATCGAAGGTGACGAGCGTACTCAACTTAAGGCAGCACTAAGTACATTAGAGCTACCTCAAGGTATGGGTCTTATCGTCCGTACGGCTGGTGTTGGTAAAAGCGCAGAAGAGCTAGAGTGGGATCTTAACGTTCTACTTAACCATTGGAATGCCATCAAAGATGCCTCTAATGACAACCCTGCTCCATTCCTAATTCACCAAGAAAGTAACGTAATTGTTCGCGCTATCCGTGACTATCTACGTCGCGATATTGGTGAAATATTGATTGATAGCAACACCATTTACGAACGTGCTAAACAGCACATTCAACTTATTCGCCCTGATTTCCTAAATCGCGTGAAGAAGTACGACGGTGAAGTGCCTCTATTTAGTCACTACCAAATTGAAAGCCAAATTGAATCTGCATTCCAACGTGAAGTTCGTTTGCCTTCAGGTGGCTCAATTGTTATCGACCCAACCGAAGCACTAACGTCTATCGATATTAACTCCTCTCGAGCAACGAAAGGCGGAGATATCGAAGAAACAGCACTAAACACTAACTTAGAAGCTGCAGATGAAATTGCTCGTCAATTGCGTCTACGAGATCTGGGTGGTTTGGTTGTTATCGACTTCATCGATATGACGCCAGTTCGTCACCAACGTGAAGTAGAAAGTCGTTTACGTGAAGCTGTTCGTATGGACCGCGCACGCGTTCAAATCGGCCGCATCTCACGCTTTGGTCTATTGGAAATGTCACGTCAACGTTTAAGCCCGTCACTGGCTGAAGCGAGTCACCATATTTGTCCTCGTTGTACGGGTACGGGTGTGGTTCGTGATAACGAATCTCTAGCACTGTCTGTTCTTCGTTTGATTGAAGAAGAAGCACTAAAAGACAACAGCATCCAAGTGCTTGCCGTTGTGCCTGTTGCTATCGCTTCATACCTGTTGAACGAAAAGCGTCGCTCTGTAAACCATATTGAAAAATCACAAAACGTGAAAATCACAATTGTGCCAAACTCTGATATGGAAACCCCACACTTCGAAGTAATTCGTATCCGTGATGGTGAAGAGCAAGACCTTCTTTCTTACTTAGTACCTAAGAAACTTGAAGCGCTAAAAGAAGCAGAAAGCAAAGAGCCATCTGAAGCAGAAATCAAGCCTAAGAAACTTGAAGAACCTGCACTTAAAGGTTTTGCCGCTCCTGCGCAATCAGCTCCGACTCCTGCTCCGATGCCTAAAGCGGATACCGCTACTACGCCAAAAGCAGCAGAAGAAAACGCTGAACCTGGCCTATTAAGCCGCATGTTTAAAGCTCTAGGTAGCTTCCTATTTGGTTCTTCTGAAGAAGCAAAACCTGAAGAAAAGAAAGAAGAAAAAACTGACAACCGTCGCGACAATCAACAACGTCGTGGCCGTAAAGATCAACGTGACAACCGTCGCCGTAACTCACGTGATGGCAACCGTCCACAGCGTAATAACAAGCGTCGTGACGAAGAGTCTACTCAAGATCGCAACAACGAGAATAAGCCTAAGGCCGACACTCGTAAACCTAGACAAGAACGTAAACCTAGACAGGAACGTAAGCCTAGAGACGAAGCTAAAACTAATGAACTTGCAGAGCAAGGTAAGCAGCTAGCAGCAGAAGCGCAAGCTGAAACACCGGTTGTTCAAAAAGAGAAGAAAGCGGAACAAGTTAAAGAACGCCGCCAACGTCGTAAAATGAACAAGCAAGTTCGAGTTAAAGCCCAACAAGAGCAAGCAGCCGAAGAAGCGAAAGCAACAGAAGCACTTGCAAACGCGGAACAAACTGAAGCGAAGCAAGAACCACAGGCAAAAGCTGAAGGTGAAGAGAAGCAACGTCGTAATCGTCGCTCTCCTCGTCACTTACGTGCAAGCGGCCAACGCCGCCGTCGTGGTCGCGATCGTCGTCCTAACCCATTCCGTCTACGCAAGGGTGGTGTAGCCTCTCCTGAAATGGCGATGGGTAAAGTGATGCCTAAGTACGACCTCTACAAGCCTAAGAAGCGCAACAAATCTGAAGAGAAACAAGTGGATGCTGTACTACCACTATCTCTTCCTGTTGGTGGTTTTGCTTGCCCTGAGATGTCGATGGGTAAAGTCATCATCATGCGTCCTGCTGTGGTTGAACAAGCGCCGGTTGAAGCTAAAGTTGAAACAGTTGAAGCGACTGCCTCTCCAGTTACAGAAGTAACCGTTGAGACCAAAGCGCCAGTTGTTGAAGCCAAAGTTGAAGAACAAACAGCCAAGGCTGAAGTTCCGAATGCTCCAGTAGTTGAAGCTCCAGAGCAAAAACCAGTTGTTGAGGCTGATCCGGTTGTTGAAACGAAAGTCGTTGTCGCTAAAGAATCTCGTGCTCCACATAAGTTGAAGTCACAAGTTTCTGCTCCAATGGCAAGTGCGCCAGGTAACCAAGAACTGAAAGAAATTGAAGTGATTGCTGCGCCATTCCGCACTGAGACGTTCCAGCCCAAAGGTGCCGGTAGTCAAGCTGCGTCAAGCCAAGCGTCTGCAACAATGTCTAAAACACTGTAA
- a CDS encoding SulP family inorganic anion transporter: MFEFPQFSKHSVKNDVLSGLTVALALVPEAVAFAFVAGVDPMVGLYAAFIVSLITSILGGRPGMISGATGAMAVVMTSLVLTHGIQYLFAAVLLAGILQITAGIFKLGKFIRMVPHPVMIGFVNGLAIVIFLAQLGQFKAPDLTGALTWLPQDQMMLMMGLVLLTMAIIHFLPKVTTAVPSSLVAIFTVTALVQGLELDTRTVVDFLRSMSGDSAATLAGSLPTFSIPNVPVSIETLQIILPYAIILAAIGLIESLLTLTVIDEMTNTRGQSNRECVGQGVANVTCSVFGAMGGCAMIGQSMINVNSGGRGRLSGIVAALSLLFFILFGSALIEMIPLAALVGVMFMVVIGTFEWATFKLARRVPKQDFFVIVLVTVVTVLTDLAVAVLVGVIASALMFAWQHAKHIYASSHLNAEGSKEYHINGPVFFGSAANFLELFDAQNDPDDVIVDFANSRVTDHSAIEAIETIAERYSALGKTLHLRHLSQDCRALLHKAGSLVEINVKEDPSYKVATDILA; encoded by the coding sequence ATGTTCGAATTTCCACAGTTTTCTAAACACTCTGTTAAAAACGATGTGCTTTCTGGTTTAACCGTAGCACTTGCCCTTGTCCCTGAAGCCGTAGCCTTTGCTTTTGTAGCCGGCGTTGACCCTATGGTCGGCCTATACGCCGCATTCATTGTTAGCTTGATCACGTCTATTTTAGGTGGTCGCCCAGGCATGATTTCTGGTGCTACTGGTGCGATGGCGGTTGTAATGACGAGCTTAGTACTTACACACGGTATTCAATACTTATTTGCCGCCGTTTTACTCGCCGGTATTTTGCAAATCACCGCGGGTATTTTCAAACTGGGCAAATTTATCCGAATGGTTCCACACCCGGTAATGATTGGCTTCGTTAATGGTTTGGCTATTGTTATCTTCTTAGCTCAGTTAGGTCAGTTTAAAGCACCAGATTTAACGGGCGCATTAACTTGGTTACCCCAAGACCAAATGATGTTAATGATGGGCTTGGTTCTTTTAACCATGGCGATCATTCACTTCTTACCAAAAGTTACGACAGCTGTCCCTTCTTCTTTGGTTGCTATTTTTACTGTGACCGCATTAGTTCAAGGCTTAGAACTTGATACTCGTACCGTTGTGGATTTCTTACGTAGTATGTCTGGTGATAGCGCTGCAACATTAGCAGGCTCATTACCAACCTTCTCTATTCCGAATGTGCCAGTTTCAATTGAGACGCTGCAAATCATCTTGCCATACGCAATCATCCTTGCTGCTATCGGTTTGATTGAATCACTGCTAACACTGACCGTTATCGATGAGATGACAAACACCCGCGGCCAAAGTAACCGTGAATGTGTTGGTCAAGGTGTGGCTAACGTTACCTGTTCAGTATTTGGTGCGATGGGCGGTTGTGCGATGATTGGTCAATCAATGATCAACGTTAATTCCGGCGGTCGTGGTCGACTTTCTGGTATTGTCGCAGCATTGAGTCTGTTGTTCTTCATCCTATTCGGCTCTGCGCTTATCGAAATGATCCCGCTGGCAGCACTTGTTGGTGTTATGTTCATGGTTGTGATTGGCACATTCGAATGGGCTACCTTTAAATTGGCACGTCGTGTACCAAAACAAGACTTCTTCGTTATCGTATTGGTTACGGTTGTTACCGTACTAACGGACCTAGCCGTCGCTGTGCTTGTCGGTGTTATCGCTTCTGCTCTTATGTTTGCATGGCAACACGCTAAGCACATCTACGCGTCAAGCCACTTGAATGCAGAAGGCTCAAAAGAATACCATATCAATGGACCAGTATTCTTCGGTTCAGCCGCAAACTTCCTAGAGTTGTTTGATGCACAAAACGACCCTGACGATGTTATTGTCGACTTTGCTAACTCACGTGTTACGGATCACTCAGCTATCGAAGCTATTGAGACCATTGCTGAGCGCTACAGTGCTCTTGGCAAAACGCTTCATCTTCGTCATTTAAGCCAAGATTGCCGCGCACTATTGCACAAAGCGGGAAGCTTAGTTGAGATCAACGTAAAAGAAGATCCTAGCTACAAAGTTGCTACTGACATTCTTGCTTAA
- the cobO gene encoding cob(I)yrinic acid a,c-diamide adenosyltransferase, whose product MPSQQSKDERYQARQKKVKDKIDEKIAAAQEVKGLLLVITGNGKGKSTSGFGTICRAIGHGLNCGVTQFIKGTWDNGEKNLLEKLGVEFHVMGTGFTWETQDKQKDTEAAQKVWQECKRMLTDESIDVLLFDELTYMVNYGYIELEELTEALKNRPPMQSVIITGRGAHRELTELADTVSEVRNVKHAFENGVKALKGVDW is encoded by the coding sequence ATGCCTTCTCAACAAAGCAAAGACGAACGCTATCAAGCTCGTCAAAAAAAAGTAAAAGATAAAATTGATGAAAAGATTGCGGCGGCTCAAGAAGTAAAAGGACTGTTGCTCGTTATTACTGGTAATGGCAAAGGCAAATCTACTTCTGGTTTTGGAACCATATGCCGTGCAATTGGCCATGGCTTGAATTGTGGAGTCACTCAATTCATCAAAGGTACTTGGGATAACGGAGAAAAAAACCTCCTGGAAAAGCTGGGTGTCGAATTTCATGTCATGGGAACGGGTTTCACTTGGGAAACGCAAGATAAACAAAAAGACACCGAGGCCGCTCAAAAAGTTTGGCAGGAATGTAAGCGCATGCTGACCGATGAGTCCATTGACGTATTGCTATTTGACGAACTGACTTACATGGTTAACTACGGATACATCGAGTTGGAAGAGTTGACTGAAGCATTGAAAAACCGTCCTCCGATGCAATCCGTTATTATTACTGGCCGTGGCGCCCATAGAGAATTAACCGAATTAGCTGACACAGTGTCTGAAGTACGCAATGTTAAGCACGCATTCGAAAATGGGGTAAAAGCATTAAAAGGTGTCGATTGGTAA
- a CDS encoding HAD family hydrolase: MMFQAAIFDMDGLLLDTERVCMKIFQQACEVRNVPFLQDVYLTIIGRNAAGIEQAICDGYGPDLDYPSLNAEWRKRYDAVVMHQAIPVKEGVVELLEWLKRNNYPMAVATSTRKEVAETKLRLAGLSQYFDVLATGCEVKQGKPDPEIYLLAASRLGVAPENCLAFEDSNNGVRSAVAANMTTYQIPDLVEPCEEILALGHQVRSSLELVLTELK; encoded by the coding sequence ATGATGTTTCAAGCCGCAATTTTTGATATGGACGGACTCTTGCTCGATACTGAGCGTGTATGCATGAAAATATTCCAGCAAGCATGTGAAGTACGTAACGTGCCATTTTTGCAAGATGTGTACCTAACGATTATTGGGCGTAATGCGGCTGGTATTGAGCAGGCTATTTGCGATGGATATGGACCCGATTTGGATTATCCAAGCCTGAATGCTGAATGGCGTAAACGCTATGATGCCGTTGTTATGCACCAAGCTATTCCGGTTAAAGAAGGAGTAGTTGAACTGTTAGAGTGGTTGAAAAGAAATAACTATCCTATGGCTGTTGCTACCTCGACACGAAAAGAAGTCGCGGAAACCAAATTACGATTAGCGGGGCTTAGTCAGTATTTTGATGTTCTGGCTACAGGATGTGAAGTAAAACAGGGTAAACCAGATCCTGAGATTTATTTGCTCGCGGCAAGTCGCCTCGGTGTTGCCCCTGAGAACTGTCTAGCGTTTGAAGACTCAAATAACGGGGTTCGATCTGCCGTTGCCGCGAATATGACTACCTATCAAATTCCCGATCTTGTTGAACCGTGTGAAGAGATATTAGCGCTTGGCCATCAGGTTCGTTCGTCCCTTGAATTGGTTTTAACAGAACTCAAATAG
- a CDS encoding endonuclease/exonuclease/phosphatase family protein encodes MIKKHYSYIGLIVVPSLLFGSAGLFSPIWWMENVAGIPAILVGYYAILFVFFLLSAHYRLVVCTLPLAFIWLFYLTPASYEREGSCVNPLSIVQYNLRYENPDLSSFIEYVRTQPIDLVVLQEVSPEHGEQFRVLDNVYPYQYGGQSKIGYPSGQMVLSKSLLYGMNVHNSAYGHKLIQGIWQPKFNTDIALYVGHPPSPRSESLWLARNSTIGALEALVSSSALNTTLVVGDFNLSSQSQRYKEMLVGYEQQPIGSWPTKFSGIVFPSRARIAIDHLWLKSEAKIKYVICSRRTLLEFEGSDHSPILTSIGTILGN; translated from the coding sequence GTGATAAAAAAGCACTATTCGTATATCGGATTGATTGTCGTCCCGTCATTGCTTTTTGGCTCGGCGGGGCTATTTAGTCCGATTTGGTGGATGGAAAACGTAGCAGGTATACCCGCTATACTCGTTGGGTACTACGCAATCTTATTCGTGTTTTTTTTATTGTCTGCTCATTATCGACTTGTCGTATGTACACTTCCGCTGGCATTTATCTGGCTTTTTTACCTTACACCGGCAAGCTATGAGCGTGAAGGTTCATGCGTAAACCCCCTTTCTATTGTTCAATATAATCTTCGTTACGAAAATCCCGATCTTTCTTCCTTTATTGAGTATGTTCGAACGCAACCTATCGACCTTGTTGTTTTGCAGGAAGTGTCTCCGGAGCATGGGGAACAGTTTCGGGTGTTAGACAATGTCTACCCGTATCAATATGGCGGGCAGTCTAAGATAGGCTATCCAAGTGGCCAAATGGTACTTAGTAAAAGCTTATTGTATGGAATGAACGTACACAACTCGGCTTACGGCCATAAACTCATTCAAGGAATTTGGCAGCCGAAATTTAACACAGATATTGCGCTTTATGTCGGTCACCCGCCTTCCCCTAGAAGTGAATCTCTATGGTTAGCTCGCAACTCGACTATTGGTGCGCTGGAAGCTTTGGTGTCGTCTTCTGCTTTAAATACAACATTGGTCGTGGGAGATTTTAACTTATCGTCACAGAGTCAGAGATATAAAGAAATGCTTGTCGGTTATGAGCAGCAGCCGATTGGAAGTTGGCCTACGAAATTTTCAGGGATTGTGTTTCCGTCGCGGGCGAGGATAGCGATAGACCACTTGTGGTTAAAGAGTGAAGCAAAAATAAAGTACGTGATTTGCAGTCGCCGTACTTTATTAGAGTTTGAAGGTTCTGATCACAGTCCTATATTGACTTCAATAGGCACTATTTTAGGTAATTAA